Proteins from a single region of Chryseobacterium sp. T16E-39:
- a CDS encoding SIP domain-containing protein, producing MSSLPKWINDAVENLLPSKFKDCAITKTISISDDLKQITFETDLSDVYFEPAYAVGFRINDRDFRNYSPFHFDKENGSFDILFHLHDTEAVGCDFMNQLSVGDSLKMIIPRGKRFFDHEAKVHFSIGDETSLGSSISIQEAAEKSSTSFVCLHEIEDPLCLEKLNLYGYYTSKNNWMAILNQVNEFLQEERKAIENKEVTFYLTGNGKTMSFLRRYLKEKGVHSTNIRSQAYWIEGKKGL from the coding sequence ATGTCAAGCTTACCAAAATGGATCAACGACGCTGTCGAAAACTTATTACCCTCCAAATTTAAAGACTGTGCCATTACAAAGACCATCTCTATTTCAGATGATCTTAAACAGATAACTTTTGAGACCGATCTTTCTGATGTCTATTTCGAACCTGCTTATGCGGTTGGATTCCGGATTAATGATCGTGATTTTAGAAACTACTCCCCTTTTCACTTTGATAAGGAAAATGGCAGCTTCGACATTCTTTTTCATTTACACGACACAGAAGCGGTGGGATGCGATTTCATGAATCAGCTTTCCGTAGGTGATTCTCTAAAAATGATTATACCGCGTGGAAAAAGATTCTTTGATCACGAAGCGAAAGTTCATTTTTCAATTGGTGATGAAACGTCTTTAGGAAGCTCAATTTCCATTCAGGAAGCTGCAGAAAAATCTTCCACTTCATTTGTTTGTCTGCATGAGATTGAAGATCCTTTATGTCTTGAAAAACTTAATCTCTATGGATATTATACCTCAAAAAACAACTGGATGGCTATTTTAAATCAGGTCAATGAATTTTTGCAGGAAGAAAGAAAAGCTATCGAAAACAAAGAGGTTACTTTTTATCTTACCGGCAATGGAAAAACAATGTCATTTTTACGCAGATATCTGAAGGAAAAAGGAGTTCATTCTACAAATATCAGATCGCAGGCTTACTGGATAGAGGGTAAAAAAGGATTGTAA
- a CDS encoding Gfo/Idh/MocA family oxidoreductase translates to MQLVKVGLCAFGMSGKVFHAPFLKEHPGFFMSAVVERSKEESREKYPDAIIYGSVEDMLAESDIEVVVVNTPVQTHFEYVKKALEAGKHVIVEKPFTVDVSEAEQLVKLAEAKGLFLSVYQNRRFDRDFLQVKKILEDKKLGEIKEVEIRFDRFRTEPSGKQHKENPQQAGSGSLHDLGSHLVDQAVQLFGFPEKLFADVFSMKGSEYANDYFEILLFYKNNMRIRLKSSVFSKEAHYAYVVHGDKGSFLQERTDNQETELVSGTLPAYGENWMLPLNSADGILNYINDHSETERILTNSEPGNYMNYYQEIYEHIVFGYDLPSPGKEVIQNMKIIDAAVESSEKEKVINLN, encoded by the coding sequence ATGCAATTGGTAAAAGTTGGCCTTTGTGCCTTTGGAATGAGCGGAAAAGTTTTCCATGCACCTTTTCTGAAAGAACATCCCGGGTTTTTTATGTCAGCAGTAGTGGAAAGAAGTAAGGAAGAATCCCGGGAGAAATATCCAGATGCAATTATATACGGTTCGGTAGAGGATATGCTGGCCGAATCGGATATAGAAGTTGTGGTAGTCAATACTCCGGTCCAGACTCACTTTGAATATGTAAAAAAAGCTCTTGAAGCCGGTAAGCATGTAATTGTTGAAAAACCTTTTACAGTAGATGTTTCAGAAGCTGAACAATTGGTAAAGCTAGCAGAGGCTAAAGGCTTATTTCTAAGTGTGTATCAAAATAGAAGGTTTGATCGTGACTTTCTTCAGGTCAAAAAGATTCTTGAGGATAAAAAATTGGGAGAAATCAAAGAGGTTGAAATAAGATTTGACCGTTTTCGTACGGAACCCAGCGGAAAACAACATAAAGAGAACCCTCAGCAGGCCGGCTCCGGATCACTTCATGATTTAGGGTCTCATTTGGTAGATCAGGCGGTACAGCTTTTTGGATTTCCGGAAAAGCTTTTTGCCGATGTTTTTTCCATGAAGGGGTCGGAATATGCCAATGATTATTTTGAAATTCTTTTATTCTATAAAAATAATATGCGGATTCGGCTGAAATCTTCAGTTTTTAGCAAAGAGGCACACTATGCTTATGTAGTTCATGGTGACAAGGGAAGCTTTCTTCAGGAAAGAACCGATAATCAGGAAACTGAATTGGTATCAGGAACCTTGCCTGCATATGGTGAAAATTGGATGCTTCCGCTAAACAGTGCTGATGGGATATTGAATTATATTAATGATCATTCTGAAACGGAAAGAATTCTTACCAACAGTGAACCTGGAAATTATATGAACTATTATCAGGAGATTTATGAGCATATCGTTTTTGGATATGATCTGCCGTCACCAGGAAAAGAGGTGATTCAGAATATGAAAATCATCGATGCAGCGGTTGAGAGCTCTGAGAAGGAAAAGGTAATCAACCTCAACTAA
- a CDS encoding alpha/beta fold hydrolase has protein sequence MKKLSILLLFFFVISFNAQIISGTVYSKDENLPLPYVKIGIEKENVGVISDEKGSFSIDLSKANPSNKVKIEVAGYENYTVAVGDFIKNNSQQIFLQQKVRNIQEVKLTAKKLVDKNWGVNTKTKNVMYSVNPKLRTEDFLGETALEFNANKRSKIKNINLNIASYVSDRPVLMRYSIYSEKNGFPDKNILDEEITVELTEDMIKSGTFTLDVNDYNIWVQGKFFIGIQFLKEFAGKINISAALFRTGFTRKFYDDWEKRTIAAPAINIDVKVDKNGKNVNDDKAVDESIADLIPDLSKYKIESENSVYGKNTSVGKTLKLKNAEIYYEIYGKGEPLFLLHGNSGSIKDFYQQISVLSQHYQVIAVDTRSQGRSVDFSKDDFTYSIFANDLKILSDELGLKKINIVGWSDGGNTGLEFAIKYPENLNKLVIIGANTQPDGVDQRLLNHMRLDLQVLEAENKPEKFNEKRLLKLMLDEPHIKKASLHKINHPVLVIAGENDVIKKEHTSFIAKEIPGAQMKIYRKGTHFIPFENPDELNHDVLQFLEK, from the coding sequence ATGAAAAAACTCAGTATTTTACTTCTTTTCTTTTTTGTAATTTCCTTTAATGCTCAGATAATTTCCGGAACCGTCTATTCTAAAGATGAAAATTTACCACTTCCTTATGTTAAAATAGGGATTGAAAAAGAGAATGTAGGTGTGATTTCTGATGAAAAGGGTAGTTTTTCAATAGACCTTTCTAAAGCAAATCCATCAAATAAAGTAAAAATAGAGGTTGCCGGATATGAGAATTATACAGTAGCTGTCGGGGATTTTATCAAAAATAATTCTCAGCAAATATTCTTACAGCAAAAAGTAAGAAATATACAGGAAGTGAAATTAACAGCTAAAAAACTGGTAGATAAAAACTGGGGAGTGAATACCAAAACCAAAAATGTAATGTACTCTGTAAATCCAAAACTTCGGACAGAAGATTTTTTAGGAGAAACCGCTTTGGAATTTAATGCAAATAAAAGATCAAAGATCAAAAATATTAATCTGAACATTGCAAGCTATGTTTCTGACAGACCCGTGCTAATGCGTTACAGTATTTACAGTGAAAAGAATGGCTTCCCTGATAAAAATATTCTTGATGAGGAAATCACTGTAGAGCTAACTGAAGACATGATCAAATCCGGAACATTCACTTTAGATGTTAATGATTACAATATTTGGGTGCAGGGTAAGTTTTTTATAGGAATTCAGTTTTTAAAGGAATTTGCCGGAAAAATAAATATTAGTGCAGCATTATTCAGAACTGGATTTACAAGGAAGTTTTATGATGATTGGGAAAAGAGGACAATTGCTGCCCCTGCCATTAATATTGATGTGAAAGTCGATAAGAATGGAAAGAATGTGAATGATGATAAGGCTGTTGATGAAAGTATTGCAGATTTGATTCCTGATTTAAGTAAATATAAAATTGAATCTGAAAACTCTGTTTATGGGAAAAATACATCTGTAGGAAAGACTTTAAAATTAAAGAATGCAGAGATTTATTATGAAATATATGGCAAAGGAGAACCCTTGTTTTTGCTTCATGGAAACTCCGGGAGTATCAAAGATTTTTATCAGCAGATTTCAGTGCTTTCACAACATTATCAGGTGATTGCAGTTGATACGAGAAGTCAAGGCAGGAGTGTTGATTTTTCGAAAGATGATTTTACGTATTCTATTTTTGCAAATGATCTTAAAATCTTAAGTGATGAACTTGGATTAAAAAAAATTAATATAGTAGGCTGGAGTGATGGAGGGAATACCGGGCTTGAGTTTGCTATAAAATATCCTGAAAATCTAAATAAGCTAGTCATTATCGGGGCAAATACTCAACCTGATGGGGTGGATCAAAGGCTTTTAAATCATATGAGATTGGATCTTCAGGTTTTAGAGGCTGAAAATAAGCCTGAAAAATTCAATGAGAAAAGACTATTAAAACTTATGCTGGACGAACCTCATATCAAGAAAGCTTCTCTGCATAAAATAAACCATCCTGTTTTGGTGATAGCGGGAGAAAATGATGTTATAAAAAAAGAGCACACTTCATTTATAGCAAAGGAAATTCCGGGAGCGCAAATGAAAATTTACAGAAAGGGAACTCATTTTATTCCATTTGAAAACCCAGACGAATTGAATCATGATGTTTTGCAGTTCCTGGAAAAATAA
- a CDS encoding ABC-F family ATP-binding cassette domain-containing protein produces the protein MNYVAAENLTKSYGLKVLFKNISFNINEGDKIAIVAKNGSGKSTLLKILMGKEITDSGNVIINKDIQVVLFDQEIDYDPALTIDEFMMTLDSAPITALKNYHKSLHSTDLDFIEKALADMEVHKAWDLENEMKQILSQLKITDLEAKMGTLSGGQIKRVALAKLLTETRAEHRHTLLIMDEPTNHLDVEMVEWLENYLNKAKITLLLVTHDRYFLDGVCNMIWEMEDSNLYFHNGSYATYLENKMIREDNLNATIDKANNLYRKELEWMRRQPKARTTKSKSRIDAFYETEKVAKTDTSKQGLELDFEMKRLGNKILELKNIDKSFGDKLLLKNFSYSFQRGEKVGIVGKNGAGKSTLLNIIQGFEKADKGEIETGETISFGYFSQKGLTYKEDERVIDFIKEIAEFYPLANGKSLSASQFLRLFLFDDQTQYSPISKLSGGEKRRLHLMYILYQNPNFLIFDEPTNDLDLPTLTVLENFLQQFQGSLIIVSHDRYFMDRIVDHILAFEGEGKIKDFIGTFSEYREAKSREDASEKNTPQKTEIKEAPVATAVTSPTNSKKRKLSFKEQRELETIEKEMPELEGQREKILEQLNNETDYEKISKLSADLEAISGKLEDHEMKWLELQEILGEA, from the coding sequence ATGAATTACGTTGCTGCTGAGAACCTTACTAAATCGTACGGACTAAAAGTTTTATTTAAAAATATTTCTTTCAATATCAATGAAGGGGACAAAATAGCCATTGTTGCTAAAAACGGAAGTGGAAAATCCACACTGCTGAAAATATTGATGGGAAAGGAAATAACTGACAGTGGAAATGTAATCATTAACAAAGATATTCAGGTTGTTTTATTTGATCAGGAGATTGATTATGATCCTGCACTTACGATCGATGAATTCATGATGACTCTGGATTCCGCTCCTATCACTGCACTTAAAAACTATCACAAATCACTGCATTCCACAGATCTGGATTTTATTGAAAAAGCGCTGGCTGATATGGAAGTTCACAAAGCCTGGGATCTTGAAAATGAAATGAAACAAATCCTTTCTCAACTTAAGATCACTGATCTCGAGGCAAAGATGGGAACACTTTCGGGTGGGCAGATCAAACGTGTTGCTTTGGCCAAACTATTGACAGAAACCAGAGCTGAACACCGCCACACTCTTTTAATAATGGATGAGCCTACCAATCACCTTGACGTGGAAATGGTAGAGTGGCTTGAAAATTATTTGAATAAGGCTAAAATTACACTTCTGCTTGTAACTCACGACAGGTATTTCCTGGACGGTGTATGTAATATGATCTGGGAAATGGAGGACAGCAATCTTTATTTCCACAATGGTTCTTATGCTACCTATCTTGAAAATAAAATGATCCGGGAAGATAATCTTAACGCAACTATTGATAAGGCCAACAATCTTTACAGAAAAGAGCTGGAATGGATGCGACGACAGCCCAAGGCAAGAACTACGAAATCAAAAAGCAGAATTGATGCTTTTTATGAAACAGAGAAAGTAGCAAAGACGGATACTTCAAAACAGGGTCTTGAGCTTGATTTTGAAATGAAACGTTTAGGTAATAAAATTCTGGAATTAAAAAACATTGATAAGAGTTTTGGAGATAAATTATTATTAAAAAACTTCAGCTATTCTTTCCAGCGTGGAGAAAAAGTTGGAATTGTTGGTAAAAACGGAGCCGGAAAATCCACGCTTTTAAATATTATTCAAGGTTTCGAAAAGGCCGACAAAGGAGAAATTGAAACTGGGGAAACGATTTCTTTTGGTTATTTTTCTCAAAAAGGATTAACTTATAAAGAGGATGAAAGAGTTATTGATTTCATTAAAGAAATTGCTGAGTTCTATCCTCTGGCGAATGGAAAAAGCCTATCAGCTTCTCAGTTTTTAAGATTATTCCTGTTCGATGATCAAACACAGTACTCTCCTATTTCAAAACTTTCGGGTGGTGAAAAAAGAAGATTACACCTGATGTATATCTTATATCAAAATCCGAACTTCCTTATTTTTGATGAACCTACGAATGATCTGGATCTTCCTACATTAACAGTACTTGAAAACTTTTTACAACAGTTTCAAGGTTCCCTGATTATCGTTTCTCACGACCGATATTTTATGGATCGAATCGTTGATCATATTTTAGCTTTTGAGGGCGAAGGAAAGATCAAAGATTTCATTGGGACATTCTCAGAATACAGGGAAGCAAAAAGTCGTGAAGATGCTTCAGAAAAAAATACACCACAGAAAACAGAAATCAAAGAAGCTCCGGTAGCCACTGCTGTCACTTCCCCAACCAACTCCAAGAAACGAAAACTTTCTTTTAAGGAGCAGAGAGAATTAGAAACTATTGAAAAAGAAATGCCTGAATTAGAGGGACAACGTGAAAAAATTCTTGAACAGCTGAATAATGAGACAGATTATGAAAAAATTTCCAAACTCTCAGCTGATTTGGAGGCAATTTCAGGAAAACTGGAAGATCATGAAATGAAATGGCTGGAATTACAGGAAATCCTGGGCGAAGCTTAA
- a CDS encoding helix-turn-helix domain-containing protein codes for MRQNIPTYNLNSVSQHGFIVEKMTEHTNNPHYNIVDKGIHRDSHYIFMFLQTGYAKMMIDFKIMEVEGPHIHCLLPGQVHQALLTNNACGWFVAVNADLVPDFIRIAFEESMGDHNPLALDKNCNEKFNTYAQLLYSSCTEEMLSTKEGFFVVKSLLNAYIGMFTLYFLNESKPEKHKQNRALELTRKFRILVRKEFRNIKSPSSYAKILNISPGYLTEAVSRTTGKSALYWIQQEILIEAKRLLFFTNCTVKEIAYQLGYNDHTYFSRLFSRSEEISPLSFRKKIRK; via the coding sequence ATGAGACAGAATATTCCTACCTACAACCTAAACTCGGTTTCTCAACACGGTTTTATTGTAGAAAAAATGACCGAACATACCAACAATCCCCATTATAATATTGTTGATAAAGGAATACATAGAGACAGTCATTATATTTTTATGTTTCTCCAGACCGGATATGCAAAAATGATGATAGATTTCAAAATCATGGAAGTCGAAGGTCCTCACATTCATTGTCTGTTACCCGGACAGGTACATCAGGCGTTACTTACCAACAATGCTTGCGGATGGTTTGTTGCCGTGAATGCAGATCTGGTTCCTGATTTCATACGAATTGCTTTTGAAGAATCCATGGGAGATCATAATCCTTTAGCTTTAGACAAAAACTGTAATGAAAAATTCAATACTTACGCTCAACTTCTTTACAGCTCCTGTACCGAAGAAATGTTATCTACTAAGGAAGGTTTTTTCGTTGTTAAGTCTTTATTGAATGCTTATATAGGAATGTTTACATTATATTTTTTAAATGAAAGTAAGCCTGAAAAACATAAACAAAATCGTGCGTTAGAGTTGACAAGAAAGTTTAGAATTTTGGTGCGAAAAGAATTCAGAAATATAAAAAGTCCGTCTTCATATGCCAAAATACTAAATATTTCACCTGGATATCTAACCGAGGCTGTTTCCAGAACCACAGGTAAATCGGCATTATACTGGATCCAACAGGAGATTCTGATTGAGGCAAAAAGACTCCTATTTTTCACAAATTGTACCGTAAAGGAGATTGCATATCAATTGGGATATAATGATCACACTTATTTCTCCCGCCTCTTTTCCAGGTCAGAGGAGATTTCTCCATTATCCTTCCGTAAAAAAATTCGAAAGTGA